A region of Pirellulaceae bacterium DNA encodes the following proteins:
- a CDS encoding zinc-dependent peptidase, producing MFSSWLKRRRRQQIISQPFPAEWNSVLRQNVKQFGLLTDQEQNQVRDDLAVLVAEKNWEGCGGLTISDEIKVTVSALIAILVLGMGDEYFDAVLSILVYPDAYVAPGAHAVEGGLIVEGGSAREGEAWYRGPVILSWSDVLRSGQGNSWGHNLVFHEFAHQLDMLNGRVADGIPPLESARETTRWERLIQQTYQQLCQNCAEGQSTVFDCYGTTNIAEFFAVATEAFFEKPQQFQRHHPELYSIFRNYYQQDPFSRLSA from the coding sequence ATGTTTTCTTCCTGGCTGAAACGTCGTCGACGGCAGCAGATTATTTCCCAGCCATTTCCCGCTGAGTGGAATTCTGTTCTACGTCAGAATGTAAAGCAGTTTGGTTTGCTTACCGATCAGGAGCAAAACCAAGTGCGCGACGATTTGGCTGTCTTGGTGGCAGAAAAAAATTGGGAGGGATGTGGTGGTTTGACCATCTCTGATGAGATCAAGGTGACGGTTTCCGCCTTAATCGCAATCCTCGTTCTCGGAATGGGCGACGAGTATTTCGATGCTGTGCTCTCGATTCTCGTTTACCCGGATGCCTACGTCGCCCCTGGGGCACATGCGGTTGAAGGGGGTCTCATCGTCGAAGGGGGTTCGGCCCGTGAGGGCGAAGCCTGGTATCGAGGTCCGGTGATCCTTTCATGGTCGGATGTACTCCGAAGCGGCCAGGGCAATAGTTGGGGCCACAATCTTGTTTTTCATGAGTTCGCGCATCAATTAGATATGCTCAACGGGCGTGTGGCAGATGGCATACCGCCGCTTGAATCTGCTCGCGAAACGACTCGCTGGGAAAGACTGATTCAGCAAACTTACCAACAACTCTGCCAAAACTGTGCCGAAGGGCAATCGACTGTTTTTGATTGTTATGGCACCACGAACATTGCTGAATTTTTTGCTGTTGCGACGGAAGCTTTTTTCGAGAAGCCGCAGCAATTTCAGCGGCATCACCCAGAACTCTATTCGATCTTCCGGAACTACTACCAACAAGATCCTTTTTCTCGGCTCAGTGCTTGA